The region CGCTCATGCTGATCAGCAGCGGCATTTGTTCTTGCTTCCTCCATACTAATGAAGTCAAGAATCTACAAAACAAAATATCTCTCAGTCTTTATGTATAGAATGAACAATAGCCAGCTCATTAAGTAACTTTATCTCAcctcaaaaaacaaaaccacctGTGGACATTCCTCAGAGTCTTGAAGGAAATAACCAAATCGCTCATTAAAAATTATTTGCTCCTCCCACTCTGGAACTGTTGACTTGTTTTTCTTGAAGTCAAATGGCTGAGTTATGATTGGAAGAATGTGTTCTATATTCTCCTGTTCATAAAAGGAAGAGACACGACGATGGCTGTgtataaaagagaaataaaatcaTGCGTACATGAAAATGGCAATATGGCATGTGGCAGAACTAACTAATTTCATAACACCAGTGTTTCTTAAACAGAGTATAATGATGATTAGTTTTagggttttgtgtttgtgtgagtaataAAGCTAAAACAAAAGAATCGTTCATTCTAACCTGTCCTCTTTCTTGACATACTGTCCACTCATCTCATCCACAACATGGACTTTGACCATGGGGTGGGACACCAGGAGATCAGTCTTGAGCCGGTCAGTGCGGTGAATGTAAACTCCAAGCACCAGGTTGTCATCAAAGGCCTGTCTCTGGGAAGCGTCAGCCTCTGTCTGACTGTCCTCCACAATCACTTCTATCAAAGCAGAGCAAACATGGCACAAATACTGTCAACAGCATGGAACCAGAACATACCTTTGGCAAATCTGTGTAACTATGACTCGTACTTTATTCAGAATATTTCTAATTATATTCCAGTTGTCTAcaataataatcaataattgTTACATATCATAccttcctttcttttcttcttctttttctctctgggtTTTTCTGCATCATCTTTGTCCTCTTCTACAGTATCACTCTGAATACTTGcttttgacttctttttgtcaGTTGCTAATTCAGAATGGCTTTTGTggtttttcattacaaatgaCAGAGAACATATTGAAGACAAACTAAGTCAGCATTACTGGCAAGCATTACtgtgacatttatttttatagttacAAATGCAGTAAATAAATTCAAGACAATTTAGCACAGTACTCAGAATCAGTGAAACAATGTATATTACCTTTCATTTTCATCACTTGCCCTgagatttttcttcttttttttcctttttccaagTTCATTGTTTAATATGGGAATGTCTTGACTTTTGGGCAGCTGCTCACTGTGTTTCTTTTGAGTGGTCTTCTTTAGAGCCCTCTCCTCCTCTCGTGTGATCTGCTGCTGATATTCATCAAGAAGATCAtcttcaggctcagactcagcaGCACGTTCCTCTCCTCTGCTCTTCAGTTTCTTACCCTTTCTGTTCTGCTCTGTTTCAGCTGTAAGTCTTTTTTCTACCCTCCCAGCATTTCTGTCGCCATCCTCTTGATCTTGAACAGCTGGAGCCGGAGGCAGATTCCTTTTAGTCTTCTTCTTCCCTGAAATCACTGGAGACGTGTCCACATTTACATTATTGCTAACATTGATCTTCTCTGACACTTCCACCTCCCTGCGCCTGTTCTTAGTGAACCTCGGGCTGCCTTGCGCTGGGTCATATGTGTTATGAAGAATGGTCTCATCTTCCTCAGTGGTTTTACTCAAATCTATATTTTTACTCAAAGTCTGAAGCTGCAAGAGACCacaagaacaaaataaaaataaacccacaAAGCTAATAAGCTCACAGATATGCAAGACTCATACAGCAGGGAATTCCTCTAATATTATTTCGACAGACAGAAAATGTACTTAAAAAGACAGTTACCCCCGCACATTCTGAATATCTATATAATCCAGTCTTTGAGAAAGAAAATCATTCAGAGTATCCTGATGTGAAAAGTGCATTGTATAAAAGATGTACTCATTTTCTTAAAGGTGATGCTGATAATCACAATGTCTACAATGCCACAAATAAAGCCATAGCATTCATAACTACCTGTTAAATAATTCTTATTTCTTGTTATATGTAATTTTGCAAATGGTTAAATAGTGATTAACTGGCAAAGCATGTTTTTTATGCCATTTTGTCTTAAAATGACCTGCATGTACTTTTCTGCCAAGTATGTAAAAACATGTATGACATGTATGTAAAACAGCACtgataaacaaaagcatgtcatGCATCATATTCATAACCTTGTCATGTAATGGGTTTCTGTGATGTCAAACAGCATTAAACAATTCAGATGTTCTATTCTTATtgcaaaatttgtttaaataaataaacaagcacatttcacatcaaaacactATAAATTAcatgaatttattcatttaaaaatgatggaAAATAATTGGAATTCCTATTCAAGCGTCTTAAACACATACCACAACATTTTCTTGCAATTCAACTGTTTGCTTTTTGGTCTTCTTTTTCTCTGAGGGAGGGTTTGTGTATCTCTTTAACACCTCATCAAAGCGGGCTCTTGTCTTATCTCTCACATCACTCTGACCTATCacaataaaaacagattttCTTTATCATAGATTTGTTAAAATTGCATTACTTTACCATTCATTGGTTACACAGACCTTTCAGTCATATCATTAAAATTACATCCTCGTTTTCTCCTCAACAGCTCACCTTACCAAACAGGTGCACTTTGTTATAGACTGTAGTCCCTCTattgctctgaatactttgttATCCCTTTtcctcctgttcttcaatggtcaggaagtGGATTAATCTTAGCACTGGCATAACACTCGCGTTGCACTGGTACAAATGAAGCAAtgttgctgaagtttttaaactctgtgtcCAATCACTGCCCTATCTATTATACACACccaccttgttggtccacctggCAATAGTAGAGTTAGAGACAGTAGCTTTATCTGTTGGTGTAAAGTTGGTGAAGTCATCCTCTAGTTCTTTATCAGTGGTCACAAGACACATCTGGCCTGATATTTTAGGTTGCcggactattctcagtgcagAAAGGACACTGATAGGTTTAAAAATCTGCTGTTTCTGTTTCAgtcttaccagcacaacacacactaacacatcagtgCCAGTGCTGCAGTAAAGGGGGAGATACAAATATGTAGAGCAATAGACAGACTGGTGCCTTATAGTAACAGTTATAGTACTGGTCAGTCTGTGTAGAagaaggtcattttaatgttaatgctGATTACTCCGTTCAAGTAATTTGTGAATGATAATTGGCTTTTGGAAATATCATTACCTGCAGGCATTCTCACCCACTGGGAGTAAATTCATTCTGTACACAAAAGACACCTGAAgcagaaaatattaaatatatgtcaGTTCAATACATCTCAAATGATATGAGGATAACCCAGACAACAGACACATTTGAAGCAAATTTGGCACTTACGGTTCAGGCCAATATATTTTGACAAATATCAGAAGCCAGGATTGACTTGGGTTATGTCAGGTGTTGTGTGGACCAGACGTGATTTGCTCCAGAACAAACCTGTTGTTATCTGACCCATATAATGAGGACTTAGGCAGCCAGGCTCGCCCTGGGTTAATGCTATCATTCAGGGCCAAATGTGGACCACGAGAAAACTGAAAATGTGCCACATTTGAACTAATCATTGCTATCTGGAAAGCTACAGCCAGAAAATATGAGCctacatttaaaaatttttttgATGTAAACTAATGAGctggatctttttttttttacatcttgaATAGCTTCTGTGAAGTGCTGAAGACATCTAATAAAAGTTGAGAATGACAAGTTTATTTTGAAACTGCTTTTCAAATAAATGCTCAGCCTCTCAAACTCAACAGAtattttcattacatttcatgTATTTAATACGTTACAGTGGAAGTCTAAGTTCATAAATCAATTAACTTAGTGATCTGTTTTATGCAAGTGACTACTAAGCTGATTTAAAAGAGCTCGGTAAAGAAGTCATGATGTAACGTAGCTAACTTAATGCAGCTGGCTTGTTAATCTTGTGTTAGCGTAGGCAAGTAACGGACATAAACAGTAAAGAATATCACAAATAAGACAAGTGAGCAAAAACAGTTGGTCCCTAAAACACATCTTCCAGAGTAAATTGTCTTCCTGCGACATTTAGCGCCCACGGTGAATGAGGCTCGATCTCAAATAGCGCCCCACTCCCTAACTTGTGTCCCGTGTAGGCCATGAAACAACGAACACAGCGCTGAAATAACACCCTGTGTATCTAATATAGCGTCATTCATATTCATCCAGATGCTGCACGACTCCCAGCTAACATTCAGAACACTTTTTGTTTGAAGAAATTACCACATCATGCTCTTCGCAGCGCACTATACAGGGAGAAGTGGGTGATTTGAGATAAAACCTGAatctccgctctctctctcacctaaCGTTACCCTACTGAACACGGTGCTCACAAGATTAGCCAGCTTGCTACTACAGTAAGGCCTTATTAAGTACGAACACAAGCTAGTACGCAGCCTTGCCTTCAGAGATAgactaaaaaaagaaatgtgtgcTGTATAAAACAGGCTATTTACCTGTAACTCTAAGccatttattttgaataagttTACAGTCCGTTAGCCGCGGAGTCGTTGCGATGGCAgccaacaataaacaaatttaaccACACCCCTGATGTGACGTAGCCTATACGAGAACCAATAGGAGCGGACTTTAATTGTGTGTCCAGACAGCCCCCTCTGGTGGTGAAAATGAACAGATGCGCAAATGATTTCCAGGCTGATTATCAAAAGTGTTATTAAAACCCAATAAGTGTACTAACTTAATATGGAATAAAAaaaggtttatatatataatcacaccAAGTGTTACCCAGGTGAAAATGTCTGTGTAGTTTTAACCTTTCGCTTGCGTCTCCTGTTACAGGTAAAAATCACACCAGCTAGCTGCTAAAGGGTGTGCAGATGGACTGGAAAGTGGACACCGGCGTCATTGCCCCCTGCACCACATATTAGTCTTCTCTATGTTCTAAAATCTATATTAATCTCATGAAGTTCTTAATTTCCCTATGAACAAGTCTAAATATGCAGTAGCTAGATAATTACTAGTAATTTAGTAACTAGGGTACTTTGTTGTCCAATATTTTCATCCAGAAATAGGCCTTGGATCATTCTGGtctaatttgttggttatagaTGTATCTTTACCTTTAATCATCCTTAATGTTTGCTCTGTCAACCTGAGTGGGATTTTTGATGACCAGCATGGGGTGACTTAGATTCATAGTTAATATAATGCTCAATGGGGGGGAGGGGGCTGTGTTGAATATGTTAATGAGATCTTTGTGGGAAGCTGAGTcatgtatatatgtaaatgaagGTTTAGGCTGATATTTCAGCCAAAACTAATTAGAGGAGTTAGACTTAAGGCTAGTAATTTCCTTTTGAATCTGCCTGAATCTTTTCCTTTTAACCATGTATACACATATAACCTTCATACAATCTTCATAAAATCAAATTACTCATGATTGTGAGaatatattgattttattttaaactaataTAAGTGAATCACACACAGCCATGCTATAATGCTGAACAAAGGAACAaaggaaattatttttttacattataataTACAATAATTTTTTCAAGTGCTTAAGTGAATAAAAGAGTGTTGCTCTATTTCATTCTGTGAATAATTTGTCCATGGAGCATCCACACCTTTCAACAATCATGTTTGGGAATTCAGCCACCTCAATTGCTGTGTGTTCACCCTTCTTGACCAGGTACATGACGGGCAGTGGTGCAGTATGTGCAACTCCGCAAGTCCTCTGTCCATAGCCATAACTGCGCTTGGGCTGCTTGCATCCGCCTGTGCATCGGAAAGCCTGGTAGCCTGCTGGTTCAATGATCCAGTACTGCGTCCACGTAAGCTCTCTGAAGTTTATGTAATGCTCCTCCCGACAGCACATGGCACTCTCTGAGCTCTGTCTGCAGTCTCCTGGAGACCTGTGAATAGTACAAAAGGCTTAGTTAGGCTTAGTAGAGTAAGATATATTGGACATTGTGACAGGTTAACTATATGTTAATTAGTGAACTATGTTAAGTAGTGTGTTcagatatttgtttttgttaatttgtACAATTAAATCAAAAACACATCGGAacgcattatttaaaaattgtaattatgaaaaaaattcatatgtaaacatttgaacatttttcaAACAAACTTACCCATATTCATCCAAATTTAAGGTGTACAAAACCAGCTCAGGTGTCCCTGTGATTTTGTCAatggtgttttcaggtgtgtgttGCATCGTAAAGCGCACTCTTTTTGCCATTTCAGCTGCGTATCTTCCAGGCCTCTCTCCCTCAATCCAGACTTCCAAATGTAGCGGAGCTTTCTTCTGGGACTTTGACCAGTAATGAACTGCTTGCGTCACATCAAAGTTTCTCCAACCAGCCTCGTGAAGTGGCACCAGCCTGTCAAAACACAAGTTAAACACCATTTAATTACCAAACCTGTGGTGATGTCTGCATGTCATTTGTAAGTCATTATCACATTTCTGGCCTTTGTGATACTTAAGTTGTACACATCAACTATATGCAAATTAGCCCTACAGCAGATCACACTTTTTAATTGGGTAAGGTAAGCATCCCAATCAACgatgagtgaatgtatgaatgcaTTAACATCTAAGAAAAGGGAGTAGTTTTGGTTATTATTATGCTGACTGATACTATGTATGCTGATACATTATGTCCTGATGTACCAAACAAAAAACTGATATTGATGAGAAATGTGTCAACTTTGAAGTATTCCAAAAATATCTTAGGTAATGtattctgtaatatatttacgtTTTTGTTTATCACGGAGAaggcaaaataaaaaagagtATATTCACTTGTGCTTACCTTGAGTCTATCAGTGCTGTTTGATTGGAGCCATCACTCAGAACTCCCACCCAATAAATGCTCACTCTGGCATTACTGACAGgtctctgtttctttttctcagacATGGGCTGATGTCGCAGAACAGTCTGGAAAAGCTTGAGCTCTGCCATGGTGACCTCGCTGTTTTCTTGCAGTCTTGTCTCCATGTCAAATACGAAGAGCTGTCTGGTACTGTCTGAGTATTTCATTTCCTCTGGTAGGTCTAGGAAAGTGTAAGAGGCTAATTAAATATATGTCTACATCTGAACACTCAAAAATATGGATGCAAAAGTGGGTTCACTGGAGAGAGGATATACAAGGATCAcgtttttatataaaaagaaCGATCTGAAATTGTGCTAGTGTtaaaacaactttaaaaattaaaaagtcaCATAGAACTATACATTCCAAGTCAAGAACCACTCAGGAACATTTATCTTTAAGACTGTGGCTTATACACAACAGACACTCTTCAGAACTTACCAGTGCCAGCATGGATACGTCTAAGTATTCCTGCCAGGCTTGGTAAAGACCTCCGTCTTCTCTTGTTTTGCTTCCTTAGCATGGACACATACTTGTTCTTGACATGAGTTGGAATCACCAGATTCTCAAGTTCGCTCTTCTCAATCTTTGGTAACTCTGTTAATCCAAGTTTTTGGAGCATTGCTTCTTTCATATCCTCAGTAGCCCAACTGAGTGCTGTGGAAATAACCATAGCACAGAAAAACAGGTGGATGAGGAGAGCCATGTTTGACAGTGCTGCAGGTTTACTAGCTGCTGCTGGAGTGTCTAAAGCTGAGAGACCTTCCCCTTTATATGCAGCTGCAACCTCTGCTTCACGTCTAGACGAGGCTGCAGCCATAAGTGGGTGGCACCCCAAAAAGGCAGATCCACTTCAAAGGCAGGGCACATTACAGTCACTAATTGTGATTCATTGACATTTGTTAAGTGCAGCTAAGATTTTCATTGAACTAAAAGAATACAGTTTCGATCTATtggtaaaataaaaatctggaTGGAGTTTCACAGTTGGTACAATGAAGGCCATACTGTAAAAGCATTGAAATACTCTATAAGTTTAGCATACACCTTTggtaaaatgttaatatttttatattattgtttatatatatatatatatatatatatatatacatcatgggataaaatattaaatgtatttaaaaggaCACAGcagaaaggaaaacatttttatgaatGACTCTACCTCTTATAAACATcaagtaataaattcagatacaGACAGCAGAGTAAGGCAAGTGCTCTGGGATGTTGATTGGAAAAAAGTTTTCACAAGGAGTAGATTATCTCTAGCTGTATTTGGATCAGTCAAACCATTTTTGTCCCACTGGCAGGAGGACTATAGTTGGCTTCAGTCACCTTGTGTATTGGCTACAGCTTCTCCTTAGATGTGAGACACAGAGGACCAGAAAAAGTCTGATGACAGACCCTCTCATGTCAGACAACTCACCAAATTAACTCCCAATAATCATATTATTAATCATAttatagtggttgtgtttgtggtgtAGAATGTTTAATTTCATCAGtgcattattattaaaacatgttaataGATACATTGCAAACATGCCTTTATGAAATAACAAAGACTTAGGGAGCTTAgtatacaatttatttatttaaattattattattttgaatttcCAAGTAATTGTTAGATAATGATATTTCACTCTTTAGAAAACAGGGAAAAAATGCATTTATGGACAATGTTTTTGAATTGGTCACAACTGTCTGATTATTTAATCTGTTGATCTTAATAATATTCTTCGCGATGGaatgttttttcattttgtcaAACATTAGTGGAGTTAATGAAACATTATAATTTCTCATGCAAAGTAATTTTCAATGTacttcaaaaaaatatatatatacgtaaTATATATAACAATCCCTTAAACTATTATATACGTAATAGTTTACAATGCCATATTAAATAGcaatattacaattatttataaaacaataacaaataaattatCTATAGATATCTATTTTGTTAATTatcaataattatataattgtaCAGTttgcattaattcatttttatttttcgcTTAATTTCATACTCAACGTGTTATCCCAATGGTTGTGACAATTCACATATCTCTGTGAGCATCATAAATGTAGCAGTGTCATTTTATTCAGATATGAATTACAGACTAAAAATGATGAACCAATTACATGAACCAAAAATAGTACTTGTACTAATAgtaaaaaattacttttttttattcctgtGGAACTCTGATACAGATGTCATCTCAGATGCATACACTGAATGCGTCACCAAATAGAGAAAGGTTCATAAGGGAAAAATGCTCAACACAGCTTAAAATTTTaaagtttgttttcattttcaaacaaaGAGAAGGACACCATAATGCTTCTGGCTGTTATATAGTAATTTCCATGGCATATTCAGTGCAAAcgtttttttctttcatatttatatatttttctaagtTGTAGTTGTTTagacaattttatatatatatatatgacaatcaaccatatatatatatatatatatatatatatatatatatggttgaTTGTCATTTAATGACCATTAAGACTAGAGGTGTTCATCTGTTTACTGTCTGTGAACAGTTAATACTCCTGACTAGACCTGCAATTAATTATATACTGCTTTATGATTTAACTTACAACTCTAAATCTAATTACAGAAAATGCCTATGGCTTAACCTCCAACTGAATAATGGTATGGTTTATTTAAAATCACTCTCTTATATCCTTAAACACAGGCTGCAGGTCATTCCAACTCTATAGAATACACATATTTGCTGGATGCATAATCTACAGGTTTGTCTTTATTGCCCTGAGACACGTTAATAGCCCAAACATGCATTGTAATAGACAGTGCTTTACTTTTTTCATACTTTTGAGGAGTAacaatttttattgtttatctgaataCATAAATGTTatagttttaaataatgtaaatactttTTATTTCCTCAACAgatctatatttttttctgataatttctacaaaataatatattttctgtaatattaaTAAAGCAATAATTTATTGCTGGGGGGGGTGatgaaaaaagattttattaacaCTTATGAATTTAAAATGGATTGGAGAATTTCTGTCATCTCTAAATGGAAAACAATAGCTCAGCTGGataaaaacaacataaacaccatccttttctcttctccttttaATCAAAACACATGCCCCAATAAACACATTAGGTTAAGTACTAATGAGGCAGATCATGTAGACCATTAGCATCACAGAACCTGTCCACTCATTCAAACATAGGTTAGCGGCTACCCTTTATCTCTATAGGCTAACAGTCCAACAGAGCTATCCACAGAGATACCATTGTCGCAATAAGCAATTAAATAAAGGTATGTTTCAAATTTCAAATGATTTTTGTACCCATTTATGGATTGAGAATATCTGTAATAATTTTACACTTTAAACGCATACAATTGTATGTTTCTATTGGAAGTTAGCATTAAACACCAAGTGTCTGCATTCGACCAGCAGCTGGCgctgttaattttttatttatacttaGCAGCAGTGAAGGCCCAACCTACGGGCAGTTACATTTGTCTGCTTTTTACTACAGACAGGTCCTCCATTGCTTTGACAAGTTGGTTCTTTGTATGTAGTTCTGAGAAAATACGCACTAAACATCTAAATCTGCTCTTCATTTATATGCCTTCCTAAAATACACAGTTGTTTCCCTGTTTTACATTCACTACTATCTCTCTCTGGTGCACCTAGTTTCAGTGGTAATTTAGTCCAATCAACACTACAAAAACAATGTCTCAGGACGATTTGCAGAATCTGGCCTTACTCCAGGATGCTGCAGTCATGTACAGATTTCATATCTTACACAACTTCACGTGTTTTCTGCTTGTATCTCTGTAATCCCACAGATCAGATCTGAAtttaaaaacagggtgaaatatATGTAAACCCTTTGCTGATTTATTTACTAATTTATGTCAGATTTCCATACTGTGAGATCTATTCATCTTCCTTATATAGTATCAGAGGAGAGAATAAAGAAGTTGAAATTTGTATAAAATAGGCAGTTTGTctaaatgcagttttttttctgcttggAACAAACCCCACCTGTTATATTTTCTGATTGCTGTGTGTCTGAGCTAAATACCTTTTTATTATCAGTATTATATTTTCACACCATTGATGCACAGTGAAATATGCAAAAGAAAATTATGGAAAAACAAGAATTAGTTTTACATTATTTGGAGAATAATCCTAAAATGACAACACACATCCTAGCATGTTTAAGATTTAAACCACATTTCTACTACATTTATATCTCATGTTTTCATCTTCtacttcttcttattattattttcatgtgCAACAGTCATAAATCAATGCAGAGAGGACAAAAACTCTATCCAACCAAACGGGCTTTACTTACTGTTGGCATACAAACACAgttgatttgtttaaataatctaAATGATATAATCACATACATATCACAAATCACATTCATTGTGTGCATCAGTCTCTTAGTCCTGACTGACTGTCGGACAGACAGGGGGCAGAATAACACTGTTCACATCATTAACGTTTTGTCTCTGTGCCAAATGTAGAAGTTTCTAATATGGAAGGATTTGTGAAGAAGAAACCCAGAGATCAGAATTAAACAGGGCTGaacaaaactaaatatattCTTCTTTCATTctgattatatttttgtttgtttgtttcctgaaaattgcctgtttttatttatttattttttttgaaagCTAAAACCTGAGATTCATGATACTGgactttcattttaaacataa is a window of Hoplias malabaricus isolate fHopMal1 chromosome 1, fHopMal1.hap1, whole genome shotgun sequence DNA encoding:
- the lft2 gene encoding lefty2, producing the protein MALLIHLFFCAMVISTALSWATEDMKEAMLQKLGLTELPKIEKSELENLVIPTHVKNKYVSMLRKQNKRRRRSLPSLAGILRRIHAGTDLPEEMKYSDSTRQLFVFDMETRLQENSEVTMAELKLFQTVLRHQPMSEKKKQRPVSNARVSIYWVGVLSDGSNQTALIDSRLVPLHEAGWRNFDVTQAVHYWSKSQKKAPLHLEVWIEGERPGRYAAEMAKRVRFTMQHTPENTIDKITGTPELVLYTLNLDEYGSPGDCRQSSESAMCCREEHYINFRELTWTQYWIIEPAGYQAFRCTGGCKQPKRSYGYGQRTCGVAHTAPLPVMYLVKKGEHTAIEVAEFPNMIVERCGCSMDKLFTE